The genomic interval CCGACTGTCGGGATCATTATCGACCGCAAACATTCGGCCAAGTTGATCGAAACAACTGGCGTGTGGATTCCAGAACCCGGTCGCCCATCGTTCCAGCTTTGTCCCATCGGGACGGCAGCGATAAAGATTCCCTCCTTCGCCGCCTCCCGCCAGTATGATCTGGTCGCTGCCAATGATCTTGTAGTCTGCCCCCAGATTTTCGCCGAAGCCAAAATACATGTACCCCAGCGCATCGAATCCGAATCCAGCCAGTCCGTTATGTGGATAGTTGCCTGTCGTCTCAAGGTGGACAAGTTGCGTCGTCGTATCACACTTCAGATCCCCATCGATATCCGTACACAGGAAGATTTCACGCCGCGTCGCAATATAGACTTGAAGCGCCTTTCCGACCGTGTTTGACGACGCATCCGCATCGAGCCAGACCGGTTTGACTGCGATGCTCATCGAATGCGTCAGGCCATCTTTGAAGACGGTCATGTCATCGGCTCGACCGTCGCGGTCTCTATCATCCATGACCAAAATTCGATCCGTCGGATGGCCGCCGTATCCTTCTGGAGGGAAGTGCGTATGACTCTCAATGACCCAGACACGACCAAATTGATCAACATCAATGCCCGTCGGTGTCACAAGTTGTGGAGATTCGGCAACCAGTTCGATGACCAGTCTCGGATCGAGAGAAACCGGTCGATCTTCTTCTGCAATGACGATTTGCGAGAACATGAGCGACAGCCCCCACACCAGATAGAGGGCGGCCAGAAAACGGCAGGTCATCGATTGTCTCCCGACAGTAAAGCATGGAAACCGGCGGCGACATTGTGCGAGTGATCAATTCGCATCGCAAGCCGCGCGGGGAACAAACGGAAGTCTCGGGGCCGTTAGTACTGGGGTATCTAATCAGTCCGCACTAACAAAACTGTCAGGGGGCAAATGCTCACTCAAAAGACAGCCAGAGTGGAATCTATCGGAAACGGTTGATATTCTTAACTGGCTAACCAGGAGCGGTGATCCCCAGTTGATTGCGTCTAAGAAACTCAATGTCGGTCCACAGCGGCCGGTAGACGGTTAACTGCTCCATCCCCCCCCGCCAGAACATCCTTCGTCGACCTTTGAGCAAGCTCTGTATAATGCCCACGAAGCTCAACGTCGAATCGTTTGTCTCGATTGTCAAAAAGAGCGGCCTTGTCGCTTCAGAGCGGCTTGAGCAGATCGTCAACGAGTTTTCAGGTACGGCCGACGACGATCCAAGCCCTTTGGCAGCGCTACTGGTTTCCCGCGGCTTTCTCACCAAATGGCAAGCGGAAAAACTGCTGCAAGGGAAACATCGCGGCTTCTTTCTCGGTAAGTACAAACTGCTGTCATTGCTCGGTAAAGGCGGTATGAGTTCCGTCTATCTGGCGGAACATCTGACGATGCGTCGCCGATGTGCTCTGAAAGTCCTGCCGGCGAAGCGTGTGGCAGACTCATCGTATCTTGAACGGTTCCACCGCGAAGCGCAAGCAATCGCGCTGCTCGATCATCCCAATATTGTTCGCGCTTACGATATGGATCATCAGGCGGATGGAAACCAGCAGATCCACTTTCTGGTGATGGAACTTGTCGAAGGCCGCTCAATCCTCGAGCTGGTTGGCGAAACCGGAATGGAGTCCTTTCTGGACGCCGCCGAGTACGTCCGCCAAGCCGCAGCGGGATTGCAACATGCGCACGAGCAAGGGATGGTGCACCGCGACATTAAACCGGGCAATCTGCTGGTCGACCACAGTGGCCTTGTCAAAATCCTTGACTTGGGTCTGGCACGGTTCTTCACCGCCGACGAGGGAAAAGATGCGTTAACACTTCGCCACGACGAACGCGTACTCGGCACTGCGGACTACCTTTCTCCAGAACAGGCCATCGACAGTCATACTGTCGATGCGCGTGCCGACATCTACAGCTTGGGGTGTACGTTCTACTTTATGCTGACCGGACAGCCGCCGTTCCCCGATGGAACCTTGGCGCAGCGTCTGCTGGCACATCAAATCAAGACGCCGCCCCCGGTCGAGTCGATCCGAAGGGATGTTCCCCCGCTGCTGGCCGCCGCAGTCCGCAGAATGATGGAAAAACGTCCCGAGAATCGCTTTCCGACGGCCGCAAGCGTCGAATCGGCTCTGTTCCACTGGATCGATCAGACGGCGGACTCGAACTGGCGCCGAGTCCACTCGCGCGTTTACGAACCCCGCAAGAATGATTCCGGATCCGTCAAAATTGCGCTGCCGATTTCACAATTGGGGCAACAGCACGAACGAGAGAGACCGGCGGATTCCTGGAGCGACCATCCGTCATCCTCGGTCCTCAATCCTTCAGAAAGTGCCTCGGAACATGCGATCGACTCGCAGGAAACCGCAATTCATCCGGTTCCTTTGACACCGACAAAATCGGAAATCGAACAAATCCGCGAGCGTCCGTCTGCCGTCCCTGTGTCCATCCCGGTACGCGAACGGACCAAACCCGATTCGGCAAAACGGTACGACGCCTCTTTTCCCGCTGGATCACCTGAATCGTCACTTAGCTTCCTGGTGTTCGAAACCGAGGACGCACCGAAGTCAGTCGCTGCGTCGATTAGAACCGCGCGTCCTTCGCCAATCCTGCGGAATTTATCCCGGTCAGCCAACTGGTTGAGAATCAACCGGAAATCACCAGCCGTAGTCGGTGCAATGGCGATTCTATTCATCGCGATTGTCGCGGGGCTCTATCTTGCAAGTTCCTCGGGCAGACTTCCCTGGCGAGACGCGTCTGCACACCCATTCCTGAATGGCAAGCAGGAAGTCACCGTTGGACCGAAACATTGCGACTTCACCCGGATTCGCGACGCGCTGATCGCCGTTCGCGAACGGTACGAACCACGCGCTGGCAATCGCGACCAATTCATCATTCACGTTCAGCCGGGTACGTACCGCGAACGAATTCGAATTGATGGCCGCGGAAAGCCGTGGCCCGAAGGAATTGTAATCCGCGGCGAACCCGGGGCCATCATCGAAGCAATCGACACCCAACCTGTCATCCGAATTGCCAATGTTTCGCGATTCTGTGTGGAATCCATGCAGATTGAGGCCAGGCAAAATCCCACCGCCGTTGAACTGGCGGATGAACTTCACGAATCGAGCTTGCGGCAAGTGACGGTCCAAGGATTTACCGATGTCGGCATCGATTGCCAGGGAGCACAGGGGTTGTCGTTCGGCAACAACCAATTGGTGCTCGAACAAATCGAGTTCGAGCCTGCAGGAAGCAACGCGGTGGGAATCCGACTAGCAGATGGAACGAGTAACGACATTTCGAATGTCACGATTCGCCGATGCCGGTTCCTGAAACCATTGCAAGCGGGAATCGTTGTTGATGGCAAGTCGCTGCATGGCGTCGAGATCAGCCTGTCCCTGTTCGATAGTGTCACGGATGGCATTCGCGTCGAGCACCAGGCGATGATGAAATCTCTGATCGTGCTGAACAACACGTTTCATGATGTTTCGTGCGGCATTCGTTTCGCCGTATTCCCAAACGAATTGTCATCCGACCTGGTGATTCGAAGAAACCTGTTCTCCAACGTGCATCAGGCCGAATCCCTGGTCCCCGAACCGCTTGATGCCAATCTTTTTCGCCAAATGCTGGCGCAAACCCCCGTCGGAATCGAGCACAACTGGTCTGACCGAGTCGAGACCCCTCCGGTCGCAGGTGAAAATCTCGTACTTTTCGAAAACGGAGGGCGCCGCGGAGTAACGGGATTGGCTTTCGCCTCGACCGATCCGAAAGATCCGGAATTCCTTGCGCCGACTGCAAAGAGCCCGCAACGAGAGACATCCGGTTCACATCCCAATGACAGGCAATGGGTTGGAGCAATTGGACCGCGATAAGCGGGCGTAATGTCTCTGATCGTTAAACTCAACCTGTTGCGCACCACGATCGTTTTTTCGACGTTGTTTTCGAGAAAATCTGTACAGGCAATTGCGGTGGTGGTCGAGCAACCGCTCTCGCCTTGTCGCGGACCGCCTCCGCAACTCAACAGCCACTTGGGAGTTAAACCGCAGCGCTCGCTGTCAAGTCTGCAGCGAGAGAGTCGCCAGACAAGGCGAAATCAACACAACACATTACTGTAAAATCGCTTACAGCATCCCCTTGCCTCTGGATTCCACCACTCCCTACGATGGTGGCCGGGGAATGACAGGACGTCGCTGCGATGCTCGATCCGATTTCGATCGATGGTCGTTCGTCGCAGTCTCTGCGAGTCCAAAGGAGCAAACAGGATCGATCATCACGCTCAGCGTGCGCTGAGCCATCGGGAAAGAGGAATAGATCATGACCTCCAAGATGTCGAAGTCGCATCATCAGCAACGGTCCTTGCGTGGTGTGCTTCAGCATTCCTTTGGAAGTTCGGCGCGACCGGCTGTCGCCTACCGCCAGCGGCGGCGACAAGACGAAAATCCGTCGCACTTCAGCGCGCCCGAGGTCTGGCATGAACCACAAGCACGATCCGAGACCGAATACATCGTACAGCCAGCCGGCAAGGGATTCATCCACCCGGTGACGGTGGAAGAAATCCGTGAACGGTTGGCGCAACTTCCGGGTGATTTGGCCCGCGGCGTCGAAGTCGTGCAACTCAGTTCGATGACTCGCAAGCGACGTCTGTTCCCGCTGTACGGCATGCAATGGGGCCCTAACGTCTATTTGTATCCCATCGAAGCCAGCTTGACCGAAACCTATGTCCGCCCTCCCAAGCCGGAACAATTGATCGAAGCCCGCATGTTCGGCGGCGTCTGGTCACAACAGGGATCGGAATGGAAGTTGACCTGGTCGCCGGACACGATTCGAGACTTCTATCTCAACAACGTCCTGATTCACGAAGTCGGGCATGTCAACGACACACGCAACACGAACACATTGAAACGCGAGCAATACGCGATCTGGTTTGCGACGGAATATGGCTACCGCGCCTCACGCGGCAGGGCTCGCTTTGGCAAAGCCAAGTAGTGGGCGGCGCCTTCGTGTGGCGAGCCTTTGTTTAACGTAAAGCCAACGACGGTGACGGTGCTGCATCCTTCGCCACGGCAGGCCAGAACCGAACCCAATACCGCGCCGGCTCCTTCCTCTAATGTTGACCAGCAACGCCGCGAGCGTGGGACAGGGCAGAAAACCAATACCCCGCTCCACTTCGAGTCGCGGCGAAACGATGACGCGCTTCGATTGCGTCCTGTGAAGCAAAGAGTCTTCAAAAACTGAAGAGTTGAGGGCTGGTCACCTCTCGTGCTTCGCCATCACACGCTCGTCGATCTGTCAAACGATGCAGTCTGGCGAAACCCTGTCGATCTTAGCGGTTTCAAAGCCCTCTCCTGCAAAGCACGCAGGAACGCCTGCGCGGAGTGGACCGGAACTCCTGAAAAACTTCGGCATCTATTGCCGATCCCTAGTTGAGTCGACGCGTTCATCACACGTTGCACCACAACCCTCAATGTCACACCGAAATTCTCCAGGGATGGATGGATTTGCCAACCACGTTGGCCAATGCGGCTCACATCATTCCTACCCCGGAGTTCTGCATGAAGCGAATTATTCGCCGGATCTGTTGTCTCAACGGCCAGCAAACCGCCAATGGAATGTCCGTCTTCATCGCGGCATTCGCCGTTCTCTTCCTTCATCTCGAAAGTGCCCCGACTCCCGCAGGAGCCGATGTGGCACGACGCCCCTCGAATAAATATGCCCTGGTGATCGCCTCGGCTCCAGAAAAGCCGCAACAAGCGCAGACCAGTGACGCAGGTGCAACGGACCTCACCCCCGAACAACGCACCGAAAAAGAACTCACCGCCAAGATTCAATTGCTGGAGAAGGGCGTCGAGTTCCTCACGAGCACTCCCGACTACACCGCGTTGTTCGTCAAGCAGGAACTTGTGAACGGCGACTTGCTTGACGAGCAAGAAATGGAAATGAAGGTTCGGCACGCCCCATTCAGTATCTATCTGAAATGGACAACGGGCGAAGTGGGACGGGAAGTTCTGTATGTCGACGGTGCCAACAATGGGAAATTGACCGCGCATGCAGGCGGTTGGAAGGCACGCCTCCCCGCCGTGGCGCTGGAACCCACCTGCAGTCTGGCAATGGCGGAATCACGGTATCCGGTCAATAAGGCAGGACTGTTCGAATTGGCCAAGATGATGCTGCAGATCCATAAGGACGACCTCAGCCAGAAACGGATCGGCCGCTGCGAGAAGCTGGCAGACCAGATCTTCGACGGGCGTCCCTGCCATGCCTACCTGATCGAATACAAGGATCGCCAAGTTTCTGAACAGTATCGCAAGTCGATTTCGCTGATCGACAAAGAGTGGTCGATCCCGGTGTACACCCGAAACTTCGGCTGGCTGAATGGAGAGATTCCTGCGACGACCGAAGAATTCGACACCGCCTCGTTGCTGGAATTCTACAGTTACTCCAGCATCAAGTTCCGTCCAAACCTGGTCGCCCTCGATTTCGACCACACGAACGAAGACTATCGCTTCAAACGCCAGTAATTCGCCTCTCATCAGAAGCAACGACTGCGAATTCAAAAGGCCACTTGAGGTCCCACAACCTCAAGTGGCCTTTATTTCGTCCGACTAGTGCATCCTTGCGGTATTAAGAACTCAGCTCTTCTGGAACGAGTTCATGAAGTTGGCGAAGGCGTTCCAGATGGGTTCGCGGAAGAAGATCAGGGCACCAAGGCCGCCGAAAACAACAATCAACCAAATCGCAAGCGAGACTAGGCCTGCGGCGTTGGACAGGAATCCTTTGATCCAACGGACCCAACCGCGGCGGTCGTATTGACGGCCAATTTTCGCGAATTCGGACTTCAATCCGGCAGACTTTTGTTCGGCTTTTTCACGAACGAGACGACCTTCGACCGCTTTTTCGAATTCAGGATAGAACGCCAGCGGCATGAACGCATCGGCGGCGTTTTTCTTCAGCTTCGCCTTGTTGTCGATCACCCCGGCCTTCATCGCAGCGATCACTTGAGGCGTTGTGAATCGGCCGAGGGTCTCTTTACCCTGGGGGGTCTTGTACTGCACGATCCACTGCGGAGCCCCAGGGGCCGTTGCCGCTTGTCGGGCCGCATCCTCGTTTGAGGTTCTTGGTACTGCGGCGGCTGCCGGACGCGCCGGCATGGCGGTCGTTGCAGCCAGACGTGACGGGGCGGGAGCCCCTGACGAGGGATTCACACGGACGCTGCCTTCGATGAAGCTCAATGAAGGATTTTCCAAACCCAGTCCGGCCAGCATCTGAATCACTTCTTGGCAATCCTTGAAGCGGCGATCGGCATCCTTTTCGATCATCTTGGCGATCATCAGATCGAGCTTATCGGGAACCTGAGGATTCAGTTTTCGTGCCGATTCATACCGACCGGCTTCTTTCGCGGTGATCACTTCAACGGCGGAATTGCCACTAAACGGCAGCTTGCCGGTGACGAAATAGTACAGCATGACTCCCAGCGCATAGATGTCGGCGCGACCGTCGACATGCTTGGCATTTCGTGCCTGTTCGGGAGCCATGTAATAGGGCGTCCCAAGACCAGTCCCGCTCGCGGTCATGGAGAGATCTTCGTCAGTCGCTTTGGCGAGGCCGAAATCGGCGACTTTGACCTTGCCGCTGCTCGTCAGCATGATGTTGTCGGGCTTGATATCACGATGAATCAGATTCTGGCCATGCGCGAATTGCAACGCCTCTGCACAACGCAGCGTCACGTGCAGGGCATCGCCCACGGAGAGCTTTTTAAGCGCATCCATCCACTTCTGCATGCTCTTGCCGTCAACGAACTCCATCGCGACATAGTGGATGCCTCGATCCGGGTCCTGGTCAACGTCATAAACGCTCACCGTGCATTCATGATGAACACGCGCCATCGCACGCGCTTCTTTGTAGAACCGCGTCACGAAATCGTCTTGTCCGGCCAACGCCGAAGACAGAATCTTAATTGCTGCCTTCCGGCCCAGCTTCGTATCTTCACCGAGAAAGACTTTGCCCATCCCTCCCTGGCCAAGCTCTTTCAACAACTTGTACTTGCCCAGTGTTGTCGTTTTCTTGGGGGGCGACCCAGTACTTGTCGTGTCGGCGGATTTCGTTGAACTGCCACGAGGCTCGGACGGCCCGGCGGCCGTCGCGGTCGGCACAAACGTCGCATCCAACGGTTCTTTTGCCGCTCTGGATGCCGCAGTCGTTGCCTGAAGTGATTCCGTTCGCTCCGGAGTAAAGGTCTTGTCGCGCGACGACGAATCGTTGCCGCTCGCCCGTCCATTGCTGCTGTCGGACATGATCGTTCCCCGGAGATGACGTTAAATGACGAAGCACCGTCGGCTGACAATGAATGAGAATCGATGAATTTGAAACGTCGAAAGGTTCGCGGTCGAATTTACGAAGTCGGATTTCCGACAAGGGATCAAACGACGGAAGGAATATTCAATGAGATGCCGGAAAACCGGTCGAGCCCCTTTTTCGTGGACGAAGTCAGGTCGCTCGACAGAAGATGCGTCCGGCATTATGGACAGTTTTGCAGTAAGATGTAAACGAATTCCTGTACGAATCAGTGCCAAACGCACTGGCGTGCAAGTTCATGAGGATTAATAAGAAAGGTTATTTTCGGTGATTCGTTACGTGGGAAAGAGAATTCAATTACACCCCGGAACAACGATCCTAAGCTGCAGTACATCGCCTGAGTTACGGCGCTTTCCAAACGGACCGGGGAAACGTGCCGCGCACTGCATCCGCGATTGCGCTATTCCACGAGCAGCGACAGAATTGCCGAAGCGTAGACGCGATGGCCGAAATCGCTGGGGTGATTGACGCCATTTCCGGTCAGGTCACAGTCGCGTTTTCGTCGCAGCATTTCGGTCCAAATCGATGTCAGATCCGCCAGCGCAATGCCCTCGCCCGTAAGTTGTATCAAGCGATCGCGATATTCGGGAAACATCTCACGCGGGGTGTGTACCCACTGATCGTTGCCCACCATTGTCGCGACCAAAATCACTTCCGCATCGGGCCGGGCGGCCTTGATGCGGGTCAGCATGTCGCGGATGCCCGCCTGATATCCGTCCGGATTTCGTCGTCCGACATCGTTCATGCCGTACGCGATGATCACCAGATCCGGCTGTACGGCGAGTAACGCATCCAGGTCAGCGATACCGTTGGGAACGCCCCAGCCCCCGATCGCGCGATTCACGAGAGTGATGTCGCCCCCGTAACTGGCGCGGAGCTGCGCGGCGACAAGATCGGGATACATCGGCATGAACGGCGGAGCCCCGACAAGTCCCGAAGCATTCAATCCGAACGAAATGCTGTCGCCACTGACGGCAATTTTCAGTGGCTGCTTTGCCTTCAGTCGCGCGATGGTCTTTGGCAAATGCTCTGGATCAAACTTGGGAACGACTGTGGGCCATGCTTCGCCCGCTCGCTCGTAAGTGACTTCAATCTGCTGGTCATGGAACCAGTGACCATTGTCGAACAGGATATGTGTTTCCGGATCTCCGACCTTATGCGGCAACGCACACGGCACAGCGGAATCTGGGCCCCCCGTCCAAACCGGACGAGCGCCCTTGGGCATGAAAAGATCCGTCGATTTCAACACGGGAATGGGCGACGTCTCGGCGCGCACCAATTGCTGTCTGTTCTCGGCCACCTGAAAGTCAGTTCCCGACTGAAAGGCTCGCAATCCGTTTGCCGCTTGCACGGCGATAATCCTGGTCGCGGGAAAAAGCAATTTCGCGGTGGCCGGCTGATTCACGCCGTCGTTAACACAAATGGCGCTCTCACGATAGACGACGGACGATTTCCAGAACGGATGCAGCAGATGCAGATCGGGTAGCATCTCGGCCACTGAAACGGGCCTCAATTCGATCTGCCGGAGATCCATGACCGCAACCCCGTCTTTGACGCGAGGCTTGACGTCAAGAGTAAAGCGGCCGGCCTTCTCGAACGTGACGAGCCCTAAATCCTGTGGCAGGAAGTTCTGGAAATGCCCCGTTGCGGGAACTTTCAACGACAGGGAATGTTCGCCGACGACAAAGTCGACCAGACTTCCGCCCGCGGTACCGCAACCAACATTCGCCACCACATGAAAGCGACCAGGCCGCTTCAGCGTGAACTCGAACCGTGCCCAGTCTTCTTGTCGAACCCAATATCCCAGTGTGTCTTTGTTCGGAAGCGGCTCGTACCGCAGCATCACCCCTTCGACATCCGCGGTACTCGAATGTAGTGTGACCGTGCCATCGTCCAGTTGCAGGTTTGGCTGATAGTTGGGATTCGGCGCAGGAAGTCGTGCCCCGACAGACTCCCGCCAGCGTTTCAGCGATGCGGATAACCGATCGGCAACGTCTGCATGCTTCTCGATCAGGTTCGCCGATTCGCCCGGTTCCGCCGCGACGTTGAACAGCTCGCGCCGGCCAGTTTCGAAGAACTCGATGAGTTTCCAATCCCCCTGACGAACTGCACCGCCGGGCTTGGCACCATCATTGACGTTGTAATGGGGGTAGTGCCAGTAAATCGCGTCTCGCGTCAGTGGGCCGCTTCCGCGGAGCAGAGGCAGTAAACTCTGTCCGTCGATTTTGGAACTCGAAACGGCCGGTGATTGAGGAACCAGACAGGCTTCAAGAATCGTGGGAAAGAGATCCAGACAGGACACGACGGTCGTGTTGGCATCGCCAGTCTTGGCGAGTCCCGGGCCCTTGATGATCAAGGGTACACGAATTCCACCTTCATGCAGGTGCCCCATGCCATCACGTAGTGGTGCATTCGAAGTCGCGGGAACGATCTGACCGCGATGATTGCAAGCACCGCCGTTGTCGGAGGTCAGGATGATCAGCGTTTTGCGGCTAAGATCCAGCTCGTCGAGCGTCCGCTCGAGGTGTCCGACCGCCTGATCGAGACTTTCGAGAAGCGCGGCGTAAAGAGGATTGATCTGCTTTCCATTGGGCGAATTGGGCATCTCGCCATATCGAGCCTGGATCTCGGGCTTGACCGCGGCAGGCAAGTGGACCGCAAAGTGAGGCAGGTACAGAAAAAACGGCTTGGCTTGATGCGACTTGACGAACTTGGCGGCTTCCAGAGCCAAGCGGTCCGTCAGGTATTCCCCTGCAGGGGCCTGTTCAAGACCGGGGATCGGTTTGCCATCAACGTCCACATAGGGAGCGAAGTCGCTGTAGATGGCCCCCGTTGCCGCTGCGGCCACGCTGACATCAAAGCCCTGTTCCTTCGGTCCGAATCCTTCGCCGCCCAAATGCCATTTTCCGATACAGCCGGTTGCATATCCGGCAGCCTTCAACGCTTCGGCAATCGTGACCTCCTCCAGCGGCAGCGCTTTTGCGACATCGGGAGGCGTGAGTCGTCGTTTCGAATCGTGCGGATCGGCCGCGACCGAGGCCGTCAGGTTCATGCGTTGGGGGTAGCGACCGGTCAGGATCGCGGCGCGAGTCGGCTGACCAATCGGGGCGGCGGCATA from Schlesneria paludicola DSM 18645 carries:
- a CDS encoding serine/threonine-protein kinase, with the protein product MPTKLNVESFVSIVKKSGLVASERLEQIVNEFSGTADDDPSPLAALLVSRGFLTKWQAEKLLQGKHRGFFLGKYKLLSLLGKGGMSSVYLAEHLTMRRRCALKVLPAKRVADSSYLERFHREAQAIALLDHPNIVRAYDMDHQADGNQQIHFLVMELVEGRSILELVGETGMESFLDAAEYVRQAAAGLQHAHEQGMVHRDIKPGNLLVDHSGLVKILDLGLARFFTADEGKDALTLRHDERVLGTADYLSPEQAIDSHTVDARADIYSLGCTFYFMLTGQPPFPDGTLAQRLLAHQIKTPPPVESIRRDVPPLLAAAVRRMMEKRPENRFPTAASVESALFHWIDQTADSNWRRVHSRVYEPRKNDSGSVKIALPISQLGQQHERERPADSWSDHPSSSVLNPSESASEHAIDSQETAIHPVPLTPTKSEIEQIRERPSAVPVSIPVRERTKPDSAKRYDASFPAGSPESSLSFLVFETEDAPKSVAASIRTARPSPILRNLSRSANWLRINRKSPAVVGAMAILFIAIVAGLYLASSSGRLPWRDASAHPFLNGKQEVTVGPKHCDFTRIRDALIAVRERYEPRAGNRDQFIIHVQPGTYRERIRIDGRGKPWPEGIVIRGEPGAIIEAIDTQPVIRIANVSRFCVESMQIEARQNPTAVELADELHESSLRQVTVQGFTDVGIDCQGAQGLSFGNNQLVLEQIEFEPAGSNAVGIRLADGTSNDISNVTIRRCRFLKPLQAGIVVDGKSLHGVEISLSLFDSVTDGIRVEHQAMMKSLIVLNNTFHDVSCGIRFAVFPNELSSDLVIRRNLFSNVHQAESLVPEPLDANLFRQMLAQTPVGIEHNWSDRVETPPVAGENLVLFENGGRRGVTGLAFASTDPKDPEFLAPTAKSPQRETSGSHPNDRQWVGAIGPR
- a CDS encoding rhodanese-like domain-containing protein, with the translated sequence MTSKMSKSHHQQRSLRGVLQHSFGSSARPAVAYRQRRRQDENPSHFSAPEVWHEPQARSETEYIVQPAGKGFIHPVTVEEIRERLAQLPGDLARGVEVVQLSSMTRKRRLFPLYGMQWGPNVYLYPIEASLTETYVRPPKPEQLIEARMFGGVWSQQGSEWKLTWSPDTIRDFYLNNVLIHEVGHVNDTRNTNTLKREQYAIWFATEYGYRASRGRARFGKAK
- a CDS encoding DUF1571 domain-containing protein, with translation MKRIIRRICCLNGQQTANGMSVFIAAFAVLFLHLESAPTPAGADVARRPSNKYALVIASAPEKPQQAQTSDAGATDLTPEQRTEKELTAKIQLLEKGVEFLTSTPDYTALFVKQELVNGDLLDEQEMEMKVRHAPFSIYLKWTTGEVGREVLYVDGANNGKLTAHAGGWKARLPAVALEPTCSLAMAESRYPVNKAGLFELAKMMLQIHKDDLSQKRIGRCEKLADQIFDGRPCHAYLIEYKDRQVSEQYRKSISLIDKEWSIPVYTRNFGWLNGEIPATTEEFDTASLLEFYSYSSIKFRPNLVALDFDHTNEDYRFKRQ
- a CDS encoding serine/threonine protein kinase — protein: MSDSSNGRASGNDSSSRDKTFTPERTESLQATTAASRAAKEPLDATFVPTATAAGPSEPRGSSTKSADTTSTGSPPKKTTTLGKYKLLKELGQGGMGKVFLGEDTKLGRKAAIKILSSALAGQDDFVTRFYKEARAMARVHHECTVSVYDVDQDPDRGIHYVAMEFVDGKSMQKWMDALKKLSVGDALHVTLRCAEALQFAHGQNLIHRDIKPDNIMLTSSGKVKVADFGLAKATDEDLSMTASGTGLGTPYYMAPEQARNAKHVDGRADIYALGVMLYYFVTGKLPFSGNSAVEVITAKEAGRYESARKLNPQVPDKLDLMIAKMIEKDADRRFKDCQEVIQMLAGLGLENPSLSFIEGSVRVNPSSGAPAPSRLAATTAMPARPAAAAVPRTSNEDAARQAATAPGAPQWIVQYKTPQGKETLGRFTTPQVIAAMKAGVIDNKAKLKKNAADAFMPLAFYPEFEKAVEGRLVREKAEQKSAGLKSEFAKIGRQYDRRGWVRWIKGFLSNAAGLVSLAIWLIVVFGGLGALIFFREPIWNAFANFMNSFQKS
- a CDS encoding sulfatase-like hydrolase/transferase; this encodes MLRLFAIAFLGLLTAGVSPATAEESRPNVIVIVVDNLGWADLGCYGSKFHKTPNIDRLAQRGIRFTQAYAAAPIGQPTRAAILTGRYPQRMNLTASVAADPHDSKRRLTPPDVAKALPLEEVTIAEALKAAGYATGCIGKWHLGGEGFGPKEQGFDVSVAAAATGAIYSDFAPYVDVDGKPIPGLEQAPAGEYLTDRLALEAAKFVKSHQAKPFFLYLPHFAVHLPAAVKPEIQARYGEMPNSPNGKQINPLYAALLESLDQAVGHLERTLDELDLSRKTLIILTSDNGGACNHRGQIVPATSNAPLRDGMGHLHEGGIRVPLIIKGPGLAKTGDANTTVVSCLDLFPTILEACLVPQSPAVSSSKIDGQSLLPLLRGSGPLTRDAIYWHYPHYNVNDGAKPGGAVRQGDWKLIEFFETGRRELFNVAAEPGESANLIEKHADVADRLSASLKRWRESVGARLPAPNPNYQPNLQLDDGTVTLHSSTADVEGVMLRYEPLPNKDTLGYWVRQEDWARFEFTLKRPGRFHVVANVGCGTAGGSLVDFVVGEHSLSLKVPATGHFQNFLPQDLGLVTFEKAGRFTLDVKPRVKDGVAVMDLRQIELRPVSVAEMLPDLHLLHPFWKSSVVYRESAICVNDGVNQPATAKLLFPATRIIAVQAANGLRAFQSGTDFQVAENRQQLVRAETSPIPVLKSTDLFMPKGARPVWTGGPDSAVPCALPHKVGDPETHILFDNGHWFHDQQIEVTYERAGEAWPTVVPKFDPEHLPKTIARLKAKQPLKIAVSGDSISFGLNASGLVGAPPFMPMYPDLVAAQLRASYGGDITLVNRAIGGWGVPNGIADLDALLAVQPDLVIIAYGMNDVGRRNPDGYQAGIRDMLTRIKAARPDAEVILVATMVGNDQWVHTPREMFPEYRDRLIQLTGEGIALADLTSIWTEMLRRKRDCDLTGNGVNHPSDFGHRVYASAILSLLVE